DNA from Williamwhitmania sp.:
TAATTTACTAATCCTACATTTTTGGATTTACCTTCAAAATGTCCAATTAGTCGGCTTCCTATACTATTTGTCCTTTTCTCGCTCATTCCTATGTAAAGCAACTTAGATTTGTCAAAAGGGTATTGAACTTGAGTCCTAGAACTGAAAATAAAATACAAGCCTGTTATACCATTTAAAGGTTTAATATTTTTTGCTTCAAATGACATTGGACTATCAAAATAGATAGTAACAGTTTTATTTTCTGATTCGCTAGTCATAATCAAATCTTACATTTTGTGTAATGTAAGCACTTAATGAGTTCCCACTCTTAGCTAAAAGTTTCATTTGTTCTACGTGGTGTTTACCTGCTTTACTATAACTGTAAGAATACAATTTTCCACCTTTGAACCAAACAATGATTCTTTCATCTTCAATTTGAAAATGGGTAACTTGCGAATTGCCTCTTCTATTTAGGTATTTTTCCATAATAACTAAAATTCAACATCCCATCTTGGATTATAAGTATTAGAGGTAATCTCTATATCGTTGATTGAGTCAATCAAGAAGCCTCTAATGCCCTTCTTTTTAACATCAAACCCATAAAAATATTCAATACCATTTTTAATCCTAAAACTATATGGCTCAACTTCTCTCAACCCTTCATTTGAGCCATCTTTTTCAGTGTAATCTAATAAAATCGTTTTTAGATTTCGACCTGCTTCAATAATTAAGTCTTTCATAACTGTGATTTATTTAGTTCATGGTTCTTCAATTGTGCGTAAGTTATAATTTGGCTTTTCTTTTAAC
Protein-coding regions in this window:
- a CDS encoding WYL domain-containing protein, which translates into the protein MKDLIIEAGRNLKTILLDYTEKDGSNEGLREVEPYSFRIKNGIEYFYGFDVKKKGIRGFLIDSINDIEITSNTYNPRWDVEF